A genomic segment from Equus przewalskii isolate Varuska chromosome X, EquPr2, whole genome shotgun sequence encodes:
- the NOX1 gene encoding NADPH oxidase 1 isoform X1, with amino-acid sequence MGNWIINHGISGLILAVWLGLNVFLFVNAFLLYEKADKYFYTRKILGSALAWARASARCLNFNSMLILIPVCRNLLSFLRGTCSFCRSTLRKQLDHNLTFHKLVAYMICLHTAIHIIAHLFNFERYSNSRKATDGSIASVLSSLYNDKKEENYWLNPFHSQDMTVEYVTFTTIAGLTGVIITIALVLMVTSAMEFIRRSYFEVFWYTHHLFVIYFIGLGLHGIGGIVRGQTQESMHESDPRKCEESFQTWNDHHPSCKNPRFEGHAPESWKWILAPLILYLFERIILRGYRSLQKVEIIKVVMHPSKVLELQLTKRGFSMEVGQYIFVKCPSISYLEWHPFTLTSAPEEDFFSIHIRAAGDWTENLIRAFEQQHSPFPRIQVDGPFGTVSEDVFQYEVAMLVGAGIGVTPFASILKSIWYKFRQDDRKLKTQTIYFYWICRETGAFAWFNDLLASLEQEMEELGKVGFLNYRLFLTGWNSNIAGHAALNFDKATDILTGLKQKTFFGRPMWDNEFSAIATAHPKSAVGVFLCGPKKMAKSLSKRCRQHSSLDPRKVQFYFNKENF; translated from the exons ATGGGAAACTGGATAATTAACCACGGGATCTCAGGTTTGATTCTG GCTGTTTGGTTGGGGCTGAATGTCTTCCTGTTTGTGAATGCCTTCCTGTTGTATGAGAAGGCCGACAAGTACTTCTACACAAGAAAAATCCTGGGG TCGGCACTGGCCTGGGCCCGAGCCTCTGCTCGCTGCCTGAATTTTAACAGCATGCTGATCCTGATTCCTGTGTGTCGAAATCTGCTGTCCTTCCTGAGGGGCACGTGCTCA TTTTGCAGGAGCACCCTGAGAAAGCAACTGGATCACAACCTCACCTTCCACAAGCTGGTGGCATATATGATCTGCCTACACACAG CTATTCACATCATTGCACACCTGTTTAACTTTGAACGATACAGCAATAGCCGAAAGGCCACAGATGGATCTATTGCTTCCGTTCTTTCCAGCTTGTATAATGATAAGAAAGAGGAGAATTATTGGCTAAATCCCTTCCACTCCCAAGACATG ACAGTGGAGTATGTGACATTCACCACCATTGCTGGTCTAACTGGAGTGATCATCACAATAGCTCTGGTTCTCATGGTGACTTCAGCTATGGAGTTTATCCGGAGGAGTTATTTTGAGGTCTTCTGGTATACACACCATTTATTTGTCATCTACTTCATCGGCTTAGGGCTTCACGGCATTGG TGGAATTGTTCGGGGCCAAACACAAGAGAGCATGCATGAGAGTGATCCTCGTAAGTGTGAAGAGTCTTTCCAGACGTGGAATGATCATCACCCCAGCTGCAAGAATCCCCGATTTGAAGGGCACGCCCCTGAG tcttggaagtggatccttgcACCActcattctttatttatttgaaaggatCATTCTCCGAGGTTATCGCTCCCTGCAGAAGGTTGAGATTATCAAG GTTGTCATGCACCCATCCAAAGTTTTGGAATTGCAGTTGACCAAGCGTGGCTTCAGCATGGAAGTGGGACAGTATATTTTTGTTAAGTGCCCCTCAATCTCTTACCTGGAGTGGCATCCCTTTACCCTGACTTCTGCTCCAGAGGAAGACTTCTTCTCCATTCATATCCGAGCAGCAGGGGACTGGACAGAAAATCTCATAAGGGCTTTTGAACAACAGCATTCGCCATTTCCCAG GATTCAGGTGGATGGTCCCTTTGGCACCGTCAGTGAGGATGTTTTCCAGTATGAAGTGGCTATGTTGGTTGGAGCAGGAATTGGGGTCACTCCTTTTGCTTCCATTTTGAAGTCCATCTGGTACAAATTCCGGCAGGATGATCGCAAGCTCAAAACACAAACG ATCTATTTCTActggatctgcagggagacaggtgCCTTTGCCTGGTTCAATGACCTATTGGCTTCCCTGGAACAGGAGATGGAGGAATTAGGCAAAGTGGGTTTTCTAAACTACCGTCTCTTCCTTACCGGATGGAACAGCAACATC GCTGGTCACGCAGCATTAAACTTTGACAAGGCCACTGACATCCTGACAGGTCTGAAGCAGAAAACCTTCTTTGGGAGACCTATGTGGGACAATGAGTTTTCTGCAATAGCCACTGCCCATCCCAA GTCTGCGGTGGGAGTTTTCCTATGTGGTCCTAAGAAAATGGCAAAGAGCCTGAGCAAACGCTGTCGCCAACACTCCAGTCTGGATCCTAGGAAGGTTCAATTCTACTTCAACAAAGAAAACTTCTGA
- the NOX1 gene encoding NADPH oxidase 1 isoform X2 encodes MLILIPVCRNLLSFLRGTCSFCRSTLRKQLDHNLTFHKLVAYMICLHTAIHIIAHLFNFERYSNSRKATDGSIASVLSSLYNDKKEENYWLNPFHSQDMTVEYVTFTTIAGLTGVIITIALVLMVTSAMEFIRRSYFEVFWYTHHLFVIYFIGLGLHGIGGIVRGQTQESMHESDPRKCEESFQTWNDHHPSCKNPRFEGHAPESWKWILAPLILYLFERIILRGYRSLQKVEIIKVVMHPSKVLELQLTKRGFSMEVGQYIFVKCPSISYLEWHPFTLTSAPEEDFFSIHIRAAGDWTENLIRAFEQQHSPFPRIQVDGPFGTVSEDVFQYEVAMLVGAGIGVTPFASILKSIWYKFRQDDRKLKTQTIYFYWICRETGAFAWFNDLLASLEQEMEELGKVGFLNYRLFLTGWNSNIAGHAALNFDKATDILTGLKQKTFFGRPMWDNEFSAIATAHPKSAVGVFLCGPKKMAKSLSKRCRQHSSLDPRKVQFYFNKENF; translated from the exons ATGCTGATCCTGATTCCTGTGTGTCGAAATCTGCTGTCCTTCCTGAGGGGCACGTGCTCA TTTTGCAGGAGCACCCTGAGAAAGCAACTGGATCACAACCTCACCTTCCACAAGCTGGTGGCATATATGATCTGCCTACACACAG CTATTCACATCATTGCACACCTGTTTAACTTTGAACGATACAGCAATAGCCGAAAGGCCACAGATGGATCTATTGCTTCCGTTCTTTCCAGCTTGTATAATGATAAGAAAGAGGAGAATTATTGGCTAAATCCCTTCCACTCCCAAGACATG ACAGTGGAGTATGTGACATTCACCACCATTGCTGGTCTAACTGGAGTGATCATCACAATAGCTCTGGTTCTCATGGTGACTTCAGCTATGGAGTTTATCCGGAGGAGTTATTTTGAGGTCTTCTGGTATACACACCATTTATTTGTCATCTACTTCATCGGCTTAGGGCTTCACGGCATTGG TGGAATTGTTCGGGGCCAAACACAAGAGAGCATGCATGAGAGTGATCCTCGTAAGTGTGAAGAGTCTTTCCAGACGTGGAATGATCATCACCCCAGCTGCAAGAATCCCCGATTTGAAGGGCACGCCCCTGAG tcttggaagtggatccttgcACCActcattctttatttatttgaaaggatCATTCTCCGAGGTTATCGCTCCCTGCAGAAGGTTGAGATTATCAAG GTTGTCATGCACCCATCCAAAGTTTTGGAATTGCAGTTGACCAAGCGTGGCTTCAGCATGGAAGTGGGACAGTATATTTTTGTTAAGTGCCCCTCAATCTCTTACCTGGAGTGGCATCCCTTTACCCTGACTTCTGCTCCAGAGGAAGACTTCTTCTCCATTCATATCCGAGCAGCAGGGGACTGGACAGAAAATCTCATAAGGGCTTTTGAACAACAGCATTCGCCATTTCCCAG GATTCAGGTGGATGGTCCCTTTGGCACCGTCAGTGAGGATGTTTTCCAGTATGAAGTGGCTATGTTGGTTGGAGCAGGAATTGGGGTCACTCCTTTTGCTTCCATTTTGAAGTCCATCTGGTACAAATTCCGGCAGGATGATCGCAAGCTCAAAACACAAACG ATCTATTTCTActggatctgcagggagacaggtgCCTTTGCCTGGTTCAATGACCTATTGGCTTCCCTGGAACAGGAGATGGAGGAATTAGGCAAAGTGGGTTTTCTAAACTACCGTCTCTTCCTTACCGGATGGAACAGCAACATC GCTGGTCACGCAGCATTAAACTTTGACAAGGCCACTGACATCCTGACAGGTCTGAAGCAGAAAACCTTCTTTGGGAGACCTATGTGGGACAATGAGTTTTCTGCAATAGCCACTGCCCATCCCAA GTCTGCGGTGGGAGTTTTCCTATGTGGTCCTAAGAAAATGGCAAAGAGCCTGAGCAAACGCTGTCGCCAACACTCCAGTCTGGATCCTAGGAAGGTTCAATTCTACTTCAACAAAGAAAACTTCTGA